Part of the Actinomycetota bacterium genome, CGTCGATCGCGCTGGTCCACGAGACCCTGTCGCAGGAGAGCCGCCAGCGGGTCTCGTTCGACAAGGTGGCCCAGCCGCTGATGGACATGCTCGCGTCGGGGCTGGCCGACCCGGACCGTCGCGTCAAGATGTCCCTGATCGGCTCGGCGGGGGAACTTCCCGCAGAGGTGGCCACACCGCTGGCGCTGGTCCTGTCGGAGCTGGTGCAGAACAGCCTCGAGCACGGCTTCCCGGACGGCAGCGGCGGCGGAGACGTCGAGGTGGTGCTGCACCGGAGGCAGGCCAGCCTGCGACTCACGGTGTGCGACAACGGGGTCGGGGTCGACGAGGGCTGGCGGTTGGAGAGCGATGCCAACCTGGGCCTGCAGATCGCGAACACGCTGCTGGTGACAGAGCTGGGCGGGCGGCTGGACGTCGGCCGCACGAGCCCTGACGGGGGCACGACCTGCATCGCCGAGCTGCCCCTGCCCGGTGCCGGGGCCGCTGTCGTCTAGAACCTGTCCGGCGCCGCGGAGGCGGCCGGGTCGCTGCGTTCCAACGAGGGATCCGAGGTTCGACCGGCCGACGAGGCGCGCACGACCGCAAAGGCGACCAAGCCGGCTATCGCGATCACCGCGACGATCAGCACCGGCCACCGCCAGCGGCTGCGGATCGTCGGCTCGTGCGGAACGGCGAACGTGGGGCCGTACAACTCATCGCCGCGACCGTGCGCCACCGGTTGTGGCTGCTGCCGGGGCGGGGCGGTCAGACGTGTCCGTGGACGCATGGCGGCCACCGTCACGCCGGTCGCGCGGATGAACGCAGCGGCGGTCGCACGTCAGCTGGCGATGCGGCGGCGCTGACGCTGGCGCTGTCGCTTCACCGTCCGCCGCTCCTCCTCGGTCAAGCCACCCCAGACGCCCGCGTCCTGGTTGGTGCTGAGGGCGAACTCGAGACACGGTTCGCGGACCTCGCACCGGGCGCACACCTGTTTGGCTGTCGCCGCCTGGTCGACCGCAGGTCCCGTCGTCCCGACCGGGAAGAACAACTCGGGATCCTGGTCCATGCAGGCTGCTTGGGTGCGCCAATCCATCGTCGGCCTCCGCGTAGAGGGGCGGCTTAGGCGGGACGGCCCGCGCTTGTGAAAGGTTTCTCGAAGCTCGGCCCGGGACTCTAGTCACACCTCGCGCCAGGGACAAGGGCTTGCGACACCCCGCCGTGTCCGTCCGCGACGCCGGAAGCGCACGGCCGCGTGGGATCGCTGGTCACGCTGAACCGGTCGGCGCCGGGCTCGGTGACCCGGTCGTCGAGCCGGGCGACGGCGTCTGCGTCCCCGACGTCGCGCTGACTCCGGCCGGGCTGGAGGAACCGGCCGACGGGCTCTCGGCCGACCCTGCGGTTGGCGTCTGGGTCGTGTCCCCGGCCGGGGACTGGGTCGTGGCGCCGGCCGCAGGCTGGGTCGTGCCACCGGCCGGAGGCGGGGTCGACTCGCCCACGGCAGGAGCGGTCGAACCCTGCGACGGGCTCTGCGTCGCCTGTGGGCTGTCCGAGCCGGTCGTCTCTCCGCCGTCGGGGGGAGCGCCCGGCTCGGATCCCGTCGGAGCTGGTGGCGGTGGCGGCGGGGGAGGCGGTGACGGGCAGGTGCCGGTCGGCACCAGGATCCGCGGCATCTTGCGGATCTCTCCCGGACACCACGGTGCTGCGCGCAGGCCCGTCTCAGGGTCGATCTCGACCACGACCTGGTACTCGTCGGGGAGGACGAACCCGGTCGGGGTCATCCCCGCTAGTGCCTGCTCCATGAACGCGCGCCAGATCCGGGCCGGCCAGCTTCCACCGGTGACCACGGCTTCGCCGTCGATGTGGCGCAACGGCCGGCGGCTCGGCTCGTTGGGGTACCCCATCCACACCGCGGTAGCCAGCTCGGCGGTGTACCCCACGAACCACGCGTCGGTGTACCGGCTGGTCGTTCCGGTCTTGCCGGCGACCTCCCAGCCGGGGAGCCGGGCCCGCACGCCGGTGCCGTCCTCGACCACCGCCCGCAGCATCTGCGTGGCCAGCCAGGCGACCCCGGGATCGATCACGCGGCGTGGCGTGCGGTCCGGTCGCCAGATCACGTTGCCGTTGGCGTCCTCGACGCGGTCGATCGGGGAGGCCGGGACGCGCATCCCGAGGTTGGCGAGCGTGGCGTACGAGGCGGCCATCTCCAGCGGCGACACGCCGACCTCGGTGCCACCCAGGGCGATGGCCGGGTTGGTGCCCAGGGGCGACGTGACGCCGAGCGCACGCGCCGCCGCCACGACACGGCCGATGCCGATGTCCAGCGCGATGCGGGCGTACGCCGCGTTCACCGACGAACGGGTGGCCTGGTCGAGGGTGATGGGCCCGTAGTCCACCCGGTCGTAGTTGCGGACCGGCCACCGGTCCTGGTCGGTGGGACCCTCGTTGATCCGGAAGACGCCCTGGTCGCCGTTGACGATCGTCGTCGGCCGGTACCCGGCGGTGAGCGCAGCGACCAACACGAACACCTTGAACGTCGAGCCGGGCTGGCGTCGGCCCAACGTCGCGAGGTCGAACTGGCTCGTGTGGTAATCACGGCCTCCGACGGAGGCACGGATCGCGCCGGTATCCGGCTCGATCGCGACCAGGGCGACCTCCGGGTCGCCCGCGTCCGCGAAGAAGCGGCGGGTCGATGCCTCCGCCTCGGCCTGCATCACCGGATCCAACGTCGTGTGGATGCGCAAACCCCCGCCGTACAACAGCGCTGCCCGCTCCGCCTCGCTGGACCCGAAGGTGGGTTCGCGTCGCAACGTGCGGACCACGAAGTCGACCCAGTACGGCTGGACGGTGGCGGGCGACGCTGGCCGCGGCTGCACCTGCACCGGCGTGGACAGGGCTGCCTCGATGTCGTCGGCGCCGATCAGGCCCTCCTCCCGCATGGCCCGGAGGACCCGGTCACGGCGGGCCGTGGCTGCCTCCGGCGCTTCGGACGGGTTCAACGTCTCGGGTGCGCGGATCACTGCGGCCAGCAGCGCTGCCTCCGGCAGGGTCACCTCCGAGACGTCCTTCCGCCAGTAGGTGGAGGTGGCCGCCTGCACCCCGAACGCCCCGTTGCCGAAGTACACGGTGTTGAGGTACTCCTCGAGGATCCGATCCTTGGACCACTTCCGTTCCAGGTCGCGAGCCAGCAACGCCTCGCGCGCCTTGGTCCGGATGTTGCGGGGCGCGTCGGGCAGGTACAGGTTCTTGACCAGCTGCTGGGTGATCGTCGACCCACCCTGCTCGACCTCACCTTCGCCGACGTTGTGCAGCGCGGCGCGGGCGACCGCACGCGCGTCGACGCCGGCGTGGACCCAGAACCGCTTGTCCTCGGCCACGACCACCGCATCGCGGAGGACGTCGGGGATGCGGTCGAGCGTGACGCGCTCGCGGAACTCGGTGCGCAGGACCGCCAGGTGGTTGCCGGCGGCGTCGTACACGTGCGACTGCTCGGGCGGACGGCGGAGCGCGTCATCGATCCGGGGGGGTTCGAGCGTGACGACCTCGCCACAGGCCGAGGCGATCATCGCGGCGGCGACCACCGCCGCCCAGCGGCGCACACCGTGGCGCCAGCTGAGCACATCCGGCCTTCCGTCGACGGGTCGCTACGAACGGTAACCCAGGTTCCGACCGCCTCCTGCGGTCAACGACCGGTCGGGCCCGACGGGGACCGACCCGACAGGGTCCGCCTCAGCCCAGCGCCTCGGCGAGGTCGGCGCACAGGTCGTCGACGTGTTCGATCCCGACGGACAGGCGGAGCAGGTCGTCGGGGGCCTCCAGCGGCGAGCCGGCGACGGACGCGTGGGTCATCACGCCGGGATGTTCGATCAGACTCTCGACGCCTCCCAGGGACTCCGCGAGGAAGAACAGCCGGGTCGAGCCGGCGACCCGCCTGGCCTCGTCCGCGCCGCCGTGGACCTGGAAGGAGATCATCCCACCGAAGTCGCGCATCTGGCGGGCGGCGACGTGGTGACCCGGGTGGCTCGCGAGGCCGGGGTAGTAGGTGCGCCGGACCTTGGGGTGAGCGGCGAGGAGGTCTGCGATCACCCGGGCGTTGGCGCAGTGGCGTTGCATGCGCAGCGCCAGCGTCTTCGCGCCACGCAGGGTGAGGAAGCAGTCGAAGGGGCCGGGCACCGCCCCGGCCGCGTTCTGCAGGAAGGCGATCTCAGAGGCGGTGTCGGCATCGGTACACACCGCCCCGCCCACCACGTCGGAGTGTCCCCCGATGTACTTCGTCGTCGAGTGCACCACCACGTCCGCCCCGAGCTCCGCGGGCCGCTGCAGGTACGGCGTGGCGAAGGTGTTGTCGACCACGAGTTCCGCGCCGTGGCGATGGGCGAGGTCGGCCAGCGCGGCGACGTCGCTGATCTTCAGCAGGGGGTTGGAGGGGGTCTCGGCCCACACCAGGCGCGTGCGGTCGGTGAACGCGGCGCCGACCGCGTCGAGGTCGGTGACGTCCACGGCGGTGTAGGAGACACCGGTCCGCGCCAGGACCTGTGCGACCAGCCGCCAGGTCCCGCCGTACACGTCGTCGGGGAGGATCAGGTGGTCGCCGGGGTCGAGGCGCCGCAGCACCGCGTCGGTCGCCGCCATCCCCGAGGCGAACGCGACACAGCGTTCGGTGCCTTCCAAGCTCGCCAGACACTCCTGGAGAGCCGTCCGCGTGGGGTTGCCCGTGCGGGCGTAGTCGTACCCGCGATGCTGCCCCACGGCCTCTTGCGCGAACGTGGACGTCTGGAAGATCGGGACGATCACCGCCCCGGTGGTCGGCTCGGGTTGCTGGCCGACGTGGATGGCGCAGGTCTCGAACTGCATCCGCTGTCAGCCGCCGACCCGGTCGGGATCGGGCCGCGAAGGCGCCCGTTGCTTGGCCGTCCGCAAGGCGTCGAGGAGCCGTGCGAGGGCGTCGTCGTCGAACGCGGAGCGGACCCGCGGGAACAGCTCGTCTTCCTCCTCGTACAGGTGGTGCAGGAGGTTCTCGGCGAGGACCTCGACCTTGGCGTCGAACTGCTCGTGCGTCGCGTCGAGGTCGTCCAGCTCGGCCATCACGACCTCGATGACGTGGTGCTCCTCGATCTCCTCGCGGATGTCGTCCTCGGCCTGTGGCACTTCGCGCATCACCACGGGGTAGAAGGCCTCCTCCTCCATGGCTGAGTGGCGCACCACCGCGGCGATCAGCTCGTCGATCACCTCCTGCTTGGTGGCGTGGTCGTCGGGGTCGATCTCCTCGTAGCGGTCGAGCAGCGCCCGGAAACGATCGTGGTCCTGTTGGATGAAGTCGAGTGCGTCCATGCCCTACCGCCTCCGCTGCTACCACCTCCGCCGCCGCGACCCTACGCCCCGGATCCGCCCGCCGCGGTTGTCCGTTCAGCGCTGGGTGGCCAGGAACGACAGCAGGTCCGCGCGGGTGAGCACCCCGATCGGTCGCTCGCCATCGATCACCACCACGGCAGGGCTGCCGGCCGCGAGGTCGCTGAACACGTCATCGAGCGAGGCGTCGACCTCGACCACCGGGAGGGGAGGTTGCAAGACCTCGATCACCGGTTTCTGCATCGCGCGCGCGTCCTGCAGGACGGCGTCGAGGACAGCGTTCTCGCGGATCGAGCCGATGACGCCGGCGACCGTCGGTTCGTGCTCTCCTTCGCGGAACACCGGTATCTGGCTCACGCCGAACTCCTTCAGCAGTGCGATCGCCTGCGCCACGGTCTCGTAGGGATGGCAGTGGATCAGCGTGGGGATGTCATCGGTCTTGGACCGCACCACCTCGCCGACCGAGACCCGACCGCCCTCGCGGTCCAGGAAGCCGTGCTCGGCCATCCAGTGGTCGTCGTAGACCTTGGAGAGGTAGTTGCGACCCGAGTCGGGGAGGAGCACCACCACCGTGTCGCCGGGTTCTCGCTCGCGCGCGACGTCCAGCGCCGCGACCAGCGCCGTCCCCCCCGACCCACCGACCAGGACGCCCTCCTCGCGGGTGCAGCGGCGCGCCATGCGGAACGAATCGCGGTCGGACACCCGCACGTACCGGTCGACCACGCCGGCGTCGAACGTCTCGGGCCAGAAGTCCTCGCCGATGCCCTCGACCAGGTACGGGTGCGCCTCGCCGGTGTAGACCGACCCTTCCGGGTCGGCACCGACCACCTGAACGTCGGGTTTGCGCTGCTTGAGGTAGCGACCCACGCCGGTGATCGTCCCGCCCGTCCCGATCCCGGCGACGAACACGTCGATCAGGCCGTTCGTCTGGCGCCACAGCTCTGGACCGGTCGACAGCTCGTGCGCCACCGGGTTGGCCTGGTTGAAGTACTGGTTGGTCTTGAACGCGCCCGGGGTCTCACGGGCGATGCGGTCGGACACGGAGTAGTACGACCGCGGGTCGTCGGGCTCCACCGCGGTGGGGCAGACCACGACTTCGGCGCCGTAGGCCCGCAGCAGGCTGATCTTCTCCTGCGACATCTTGTCGGGCATCACGAAGATGCAGCGGTACCCCCGGTGCGCCGCGGCGATCGCCAGCCCGACACCGGTGTTGCCGGAGGTCGGCTCCACGATCGTCCCTCCGGGCTTGAGCAGGCCGCCGGCCTCGGCCGCCTCGATCATCGCGATGCCGATGCGGTCCTTCACCGACCCGCCGGGGTTGAGGAACTCCAGCTTGGCGACGACGGTGGGGGCCACGTCACGCGCGAGCCGGTCGAGGGCGACCAGCGGCGTGTCGCCGATGAGGGCGACCAGGTCGGGGGCGACCTCCCGGCCCAAGCTGTCCCGGTGCCGGCGTGGACCCGACAGCGGGTCGTACCCGGCCCCGGCCGTGTCGACGTACAGGGACCGGTCGGTGGGATCGACCACGTCCGCCGGCCGTTCGAGGGACGTGTCTCCCATCGTGCGCGCTCCTGACCGTGGGCGCCGTCGCCGCCCCGTGTCGATCGAGGCTAGCGAGCGGGGCGTCTCGCGCCGTCGACAGCACCACCGTGACGTTCGCGGTCACGTCCAGCGGCACGCTCAGCGTGAGCGACCCGGTCGCCGACCCGGCCACGCACACGCTCGGGAGCGGCAGCTTCGACGCGGCGTCGACCGGGTTCGCCACGGGCGCCCTGCCCACGGTGACCGTCACCGACAACCGCAACCCCACGCTGGGCGGGTGGACCGTCGCGGTCGGGGCGACGCAGTTCAAGAGCGCCACGAACCAGGCCGGCACCACCACACCGCTGCACACCATCGCCGGGTCGAACGTCTCGTACTGGTCCGGTGCGGCCACCGTGGCCAGTGGCACGGTCGTGGCGGCCGGTCAGCAGCTGGCCGAGACAGGCGCCGTCACGCTCAGCCAGTCGCGGGACGCGGTGGTCGCCACAGGAGCGGTCGGGAACAACAGCGTGACGTTCACGCCGAGCCTGAAGGTGAACATCTCCGGCGTCCCGGTCGACACCTACACCGGCGTGATCACGCACTCGGTCACCGGAAGTTGATCACGCGTTGCGTCGCCGCGCTGCTGGCAGCCGCCGTGCTGGCGGCTGCCAACACGCTCGCCGCGGCGGCACAGCAGGCAGAGGGGTCGTTGGGGATCCGCTTGGTGGACGCCCCGGTGGAGCGCCGTAACGACCCCCGTGCGCACCGCTCGATCGTCGACCACGTGGCTCCCGGTGCCGTGATCCAACGTCGGGTCGAGGTGGTCAGCACGCTGACGGACCCGGTCGCGGTCAGGCTGTACCCGGGCGCTGCCGAGATCCGTGACGGCTCGTTCCTCCCCAGCGACGAGCGCAACCAGCTGGTGTCGTGGATCGAGGTGGAGCCCTCCACCGTCCGCCTCGCCCCCGGCGAGCGCGCTCAGGCCACCGTCCGGATCGCCGTTCCCCGGGATGCCTCGAGCGGTGAGCGCTACGCCGTGGTGTGGGCGGAGCTCCCACCCCGCGGTGAGAACATCCAGGTGGTGAACCGCGTGGGCGTCCGCGTGTACCTGTCGGTGGGGCCGGGTGGTGAGCCAGCGACCGATTTCACGGTCGAGTCACTCACCGCGTCGAGGGGCAGCCACGGGCGACCGACCGTCCAGGCGCAGGTCACCAACCTCGGTGGTCGGGCCTTGGATCTGGTCGGTGAGCTGACGCTCACCGAGGGGCCGGCGGGTCTGACCGCGGGCCCGTTCCCGGCGCAGACGGGGACCACGATCGCGCCCGGCCAGTCGGCCCCGGTGACGGTCGTCCTGGACACCGCCCTGCCGGACGGGCCGTGGCGGGCGAGGCTGGAGCTGCGCTCCGGTGAGCTGGTCCGCGCCGCCGAGGCCACGATCACGTTCCCGGCGCAGGCCGCGGCGCAGCAGCCGCCGGTCGAGGCCGAGATGACGCCGGTGGACCCCCAGAAGCGGGTGCTGGTCGCCCTCGCTGTCGCCCTGATCGTGCTGACGTTGATCGCGCTGGCCGGGTACCGGTGGTGGGCGCGGCGTGTGTGAGGCCGGTTCAGCGCCTCGGCCGGTCGCGGAGGAAACCCTCCAGTCCGGGCAGGGCGAAGGCGACCCGCCCGTAGCCGTCGGGTCGGAGCAGGCCACGCTCGATCAGGCGCCGGCGCGCCCAACCCCACTGCTCCGCGGTCCCACCCAGGCGCTCGGCGATCTGCGTCGACCGCCGGGCCGCTGGTCCGAGGTCGGCGACCGCGTCCAGGTAGCGGCGTTCGGCGTCGGGCACCTCCGCCAGCCGCGACGAGTAGATCCCCGCGGCCGCACGCCGCCCCGCAGCCACACCGGCTGCCGCAGCGTCGTCGCGGATGACGCTGCGTGCCCCGTGGTCAGCGGCGGCGTTCCAGGCCTCGTACCCCATCAGCTGCACGAAGTACGGGTAGCCCCCGATGGCATCCACGAGCGTGCCC contains:
- a CDS encoding cystathionine gamma-synthase; translated protein: MQFETCAIHVGQQPEPTTGAVIVPIFQTSTFAQEAVGQHRGYDYARTGNPTRTALQECLASLEGTERCVAFASGMAATDAVLRRLDPGDHLILPDDVYGGTWRLVAQVLARTGVSYTAVDVTDLDAVGAAFTDRTRLVWAETPSNPLLKISDVAALADLAHRHGAELVVDNTFATPYLQRPAELGADVVVHSTTKYIGGHSDVVGGAVCTDADTASEIAFLQNAAGAVPGPFDCFLTLRGAKTLALRMQRHCANARVIADLLAAHPKVRRTYYPGLASHPGHHVAARQMRDFGGMISFQVHGGADEARRVAGSTRLFFLAESLGGVESLIEHPGVMTHASVAGSPLEAPDDLLRLSVGIEHVDDLCADLAEALG
- a CDS encoding WhiB family transcriptional regulator gives rise to the protein MDWRTQAACMDQDPELFFPVGTTGPAVDQAATAKQVCARCEVREPCLEFALSTNQDAGVWGGLTEEERRTVKRQRQRQRRRIAS
- a CDS encoding peptidase, whose translation is MITRCVAALLAAAVLAAANTLAAAAQQAEGSLGIRLVDAPVERRNDPRAHRSIVDHVAPGAVIQRRVEVVSTLTDPVAVRLYPGAAEIRDGSFLPSDERNQLVSWIEVEPSTVRLAPGERAQATVRIAVPRDASSGERYAVVWAELPPRGENIQVVNRVGVRVYLSVGPGGEPATDFTVESLTASRGSHGRPTVQAQVTNLGGRALDLVGELTLTEGPAGLTAGPFPAQTGTTIAPGQSAPVTVVLDTALPDGPWRARLELRSGELVRAAEATITFPAQAAAQQPPVEAEMTPVDPQKRVLVALAVALIVLTLIALAGYRWWARRV
- a CDS encoding PBP1A family penicillin-binding protein, with the protein product MLSWRHGVRRWAAVVAAAMIASACGEVVTLEPPRIDDALRRPPEQSHVYDAAGNHLAVLRTEFRERVTLDRIPDVLRDAVVVAEDKRFWVHAGVDARAVARAALHNVGEGEVEQGGSTITQQLVKNLYLPDAPRNIRTKAREALLARDLERKWSKDRILEEYLNTVYFGNGAFGVQAATSTYWRKDVSEVTLPEAALLAAVIRAPETLNPSEAPEAATARRDRVLRAMREEGLIGADDIEAALSTPVQVQPRPASPATVQPYWVDFVVRTLRREPTFGSSEAERAALLYGGGLRIHTTLDPVMQAEAEASTRRFFADAGDPEVALVAIEPDTGAIRASVGGRDYHTSQFDLATLGRRQPGSTFKVFVLVAALTAGYRPTTIVNGDQGVFRINEGPTDQDRWPVRNYDRVDYGPITLDQATRSSVNAAYARIALDIGIGRVVAAARALGVTSPLGTNPAIALGGTEVGVSPLEMAASYATLANLGMRVPASPIDRVEDANGNVIWRPDRTPRRVIDPGVAWLATQMLRAVVEDGTGVRARLPGWEVAGKTGTTSRYTDAWFVGYTAELATAVWMGYPNEPSRRPLRHIDGEAVVTGGSWPARIWRAFMEQALAGMTPTGFVLPDEYQVVVEIDPETGLRAAPWCPGEIRKMPRILVPTGTCPSPPPPPPPPPAPTGSEPGAPPDGGETTGSDSPQATQSPSQGSTAPAVGESTPPPAGGTTQPAAGATTQSPAGDTTQTPTAGSAESPSAGSSSPAGVSATSGTQTPSPGSTTGSPSPAPTGSA
- a CDS encoding hemerythrin domain-containing protein; this encodes MDALDFIQQDHDRFRALLDRYEEIDPDDHATKQEVIDELIAAVVRHSAMEEEAFYPVVMREVPQAEDDIREEIEEHHVIEVVMAELDDLDATHEQFDAKVEVLAENLLHHLYEEEDELFPRVRSAFDDDALARLLDALRTAKQRAPSRPDPDRVGG
- a CDS encoding cystathionine beta-synthase, whose translation is MGDTSLERPADVVDPTDRSLYVDTAGAGYDPLSGPRRHRDSLGREVAPDLVALIGDTPLVALDRLARDVAPTVVAKLEFLNPGGSVKDRIGIAMIEAAEAGGLLKPGGTIVEPTSGNTGVGLAIAAAHRGYRCIFVMPDKMSQEKISLLRAYGAEVVVCPTAVEPDDPRSYYSVSDRIARETPGAFKTNQYFNQANPVAHELSTGPELWRQTNGLIDVFVAGIGTGGTITGVGRYLKQRKPDVQVVGADPEGSVYTGEAHPYLVEGIGEDFWPETFDAGVVDRYVRVSDRDSFRMARRCTREEGVLVGGSGGTALVAALDVAREREPGDTVVVLLPDSGRNYLSKVYDDHWMAEHGFLDREGGRVSVGEVVRSKTDDIPTLIHCHPYETVAQAIALLKEFGVSQIPVFREGEHEPTVAGVIGSIRENAVLDAVLQDARAMQKPVIEVLQPPLPVVEVDASLDDVFSDLAAGSPAVVVIDGERPIGVLTRADLLSFLATQR